The Synechocystis sp. PCC 6714 genome includes the window TGGTCCCCGGTTTTTTATGACAACCACGGCATTAGCAATGCTTCGGAAATTGCCATAGCCTGTGCCACTTTCGGCCTAGTTTTTGGGGGTATTGTGGGGGGGCCCATCGCGAAATTTTTAATTATCCGCAACAAGTTGGAACCGGATTGTAACACCAAGGATTTGACCATTGGTATCCGGCGGGATCAGGACAACGTGCAAATTGATTACAACACTATGCTCCACGCCATTTTAGTCATTGGTCTGACCATTGGCTTGGGATTTGAACTCAATCAGGCGATCGCCAGCTTGGGGTTAATGCTCCCGGCTTTTGTTTCCTGTTTACTGGCGGGGATTATGCTCACCAACACCATTCCCCTCGTGTTTAAAAAATTTCCCTGGCCAGCGGAAACCCCTTCCCTCGCCCTGATTTCCGACGTCAGTTTGGGTCTATTTCTAGCCATTTCCCTGATGAGTTTGCAACTCTGGACTCTAGCTGACATTGGCGGCATCATTGCAGTAATTCTTTTGGCCCAATTCATTGCCAGCGTTATTTACACCGTCATCATTGTTTTCCCGATTATGGGCAAAAACTACAACGCCGCCGTAATTTCCGCTGGTTATTCCGGCCTTACTCTGGGGGCCACCCCCACGGCGATCGCCAATATGACCGCAGTGACGGAAAAATTCGGTGCCGCGCCCCAAGCCTTCATCATCGTTCCTTTAGTGGGAGCCTTCTTCATCGACATTGCCAACGCCTTTGTGATTCAGCAATTCCTCAACCTACTGAGCTGAAAGGCCGGATTATCAGCACTTCTTTCCAGCAAGAACCACCCTAGCCCGAAAGCCAGAGCGGATTCAACTACGAAAACATGGCAGGATTCTATTTGTGTGGAACTTTCGAGACAAGTGACACAATCCTTACTAGCCCAGGGAAAATCCACACCAGCGCTAAGCTCTGGAGCCCCAAAGCCATAGAGGAAAACGAAACAAACTGTTTTGTCCTTTCCTAGCCTTGTCTGGAAACCCTCTGATCAGCGGCTAGCGGCCCCCACAGGGGTTTTAGTGCTGGGGGTGGGGAGTTGATAATCCCGTAGACTGGGAAACAGAAAATGATTCTCTTCCACGTACTGGGCTCCAAACAGTCCCTTTTCGGCCCAGAAATATCGATCAGTAGTGTGCTCATTTCGTTTTACAATGAGCAAGGCCGGGGGTTGAATTTCGTTAGCTTGGATGTAGCGACGAGCGGCCGTAACGGGCTTGTCTTCACCGCTTTCGATATTAAACTGAGGAACAAGCTCTAAAATTTTGCGACCTTCTTGACGACGACGACTCTTCCGTTTGCGTTTGCGTGCCAACCCAGTTACCTCCTATTTCAGCGATATGCTGTAATGATAGTTACAAAAGCCGTGCCGATTATATCCGGTCTAATTCTAAATATCAAGCCCCTCCAGACCTTATGGTAGTAGGGGGATCGCTGATTCCAAGCACCATTTCACTAGGGTTTCACCCACCAAACTATCCCTTAGGGGCACAAATAGGCCCACTCAAATCTTAATATTTCTTAACATTCCCAAGCACCCCCACACCACAAGCTCCATGGTTGGTTCCATCTCATCTATGTATTCTCCCAGTGCTGGGTTGATTGCCCTTTGTCAGTCACAGGTTCGGCTTTTGCAACAGGGGCTGCGGGTGGACTGGTGTGGCGTTTATCTAACGGAGGGGGAAACGGAGCAAGGATTGGTCCCGTTGGTGGTGTCCCAGAAAACGGCGACAACACAACCGGAAAGTTATGGGTTCATCAGTCTACCACAGGGGGAAACATATTCCTCCACAGACAAGGTTTCTCTGCCGGTGGTTCCCGTGGGGGAGGGACAGTTGAGTCGCCGTACTAGTTTGGAACCTCCTCCCTTTGATGCGGACAAACGGTTGGTTTTACCCCTAGTTTATGGCGAAGAAATGGTGGGCCTATTGGTGATTCACCGTAGTCAAGGTCAATGGCATGGGGAAGAAATGATCCAGTTGGAGGCGATCGCCAAATCCCTAGCGGTGGCTTGTTTGTTGGACCAGCAGAGGGATTGGTACCGCCAGGCCTGGGAAGAACAAAATCAGCAGTATCAGTGGGAGCGGCAAAATTGGGCGGATTTATTACATCAGTTACGGAACCCCCTCACAGCGCTGAAAACTTTTAGCAAGCTACTGCTCAAACGCTGGCAAGGAGATGAGAAAAGTCAACAGGTGGTGGAGGGCATTGTGCGCCAGGGGGAACATCTCCAGGAACTATTACAGGGCTTTGAGGCAAGCCAAAATCAGAGTCCCGATTATCTGCCTCTGTTATCGAGTTCTCCGTCGGCCACAGTTCAGGCGTTGCCCCCAGCCGGTAACGTTGAACCTTTGCCTCTACACAATTTTTCTTTAATTGAAGTGCTACCCCCTATTTTGTTGGCCCACGAGGCGATCGCCGCTGAGAAAGAGCTAGAGTTTCGTACTTTTTTGCCGGAGACTCTACCTTCCGTGCTGGCCCATCCGGGAGCATTGCGGGAGGTGGTAAATAACCTTTTGGAAAATGCCATAAAATATACTCCTAGTGGGGGCTTTATCACTGTTTCTTTAACAACAGAAATAAACAAAAATCACCATCTTTCCTGCCAACATTGGCTTAAATTGGCGATCGCCGACACGGGTTATGGCATTCCCCCGGAGGATCAAGACAAAATTTTTGAGCGCAATTACCGGGGAGCCCAGGCCCAGGGCCCCATTGACGGTACAGGTTTAGGTTTGGCGATCGTGGCGGATTTGGTGGCTCAGATGGGGGGAAAAATTACTGTCACTAGCCCTAACGGCTCATCTCTCGATCCGGATCGACCCGGCTCAACTTTTACCCTTTGGCTAAAGTCCGTTGAGGAGTCAGATTGAAACCCAATTTAGCGTTTTTTGTCTCAGACTAGCCCCAGTCCTGACTGGTGTCACAAAGAAAATTTTCTTGTAAAACACTTGCTAATGGGTAAGGACAGACTTCAGGAAAAACACGAATTGGCAAGTTGGTCTCCCGTAAGGCTAGATCCACTCCTGCTTCAAATCCATCTTCCAATGCTTCGGGTAAACGGGATTTTAAGCTAGGGTTCTGGCGCAGATGGCGACGAATGGCCCGACGTTCCTCTCGAATGGTCAGAAGACAATTACGGGAGCGCTGTTCTGGCTGTAATTCTCACTTCAACAAATGACCAAGCAAAACAGCTAAACGACTGACCAACTCCCGATATTGTTGTCTTCCCAAGGCCTCTATCTCCTCTTTGAGATGTTGCCAATCCAGCAATGATGGCTGTTGATTGTTCAAAGCCTTGGCTTGGCTCTGGGTCCAGGCATAAAAGTCCTGCTCATACAAACCAGAATGTTCCATAATACATGATAACTCTGCGTTTTTCGGTTTAATACTTTGTCAATCTTGCCTGTTCTCTCCAGTCAGCCTAGCTCCACTTTCACTCCGTAGTTACCATCTGAAAAGTACCTCCATCAATTCTCCCAGGTTAGAATAATATTCTCTGATTCACAGATGGACTGGGCATGGCGTAGAGAAGTTTTAGTAATGGCTCCAAATAAATGAATTCTAGGCTGATGGTTAGGGTAAAACACGGCATAGCTTTTCACTTGACCGATCGCCGCTTTCCAGTTTTTGGCAATTTTTACCTCAATCAACTCAGTTTTTGTCAGAATGTCAATGCGGCCTACAGGGGTGTTTACTTCAGTTTTTCCCTGCAATTTTTCAGCAAGATAATCTCGATACTCAGATTCTGTATAAAGATGCCGGCTTGTGATTGGTTTTTCTGGTCTTGGGTGGCCAGACAAGTCTCTGATCGCTTGCCTAACAATTTTTTGCAGTGGGTTTAGTTTGCTTCTGGCCATGGTTGAAAGTTTAGTGATGTTTGCGTTTTTTATGATGTTTGCGCTTTTTGCCTTCAAATAATTTTGATACCCCATAACCAGCTAATCCCACCACTGCTCCGGCCACCGCTACAGGAGCCATGGTGATGCCAACCGCTGTCCCTGCTACAGCAAGACCCATTCCACCAATCACAGATGCGGCCCCTGCTCCGACCCCAGCACCAACAACAGCAGCTCCAATGGCAGTGGCATCTTGCTCGTCAATGGCTTTTTTAACTCCATAGGCAGCAGAACCAACCACAGCACCAGCGGCAGCTACTGGAGCAACGCCAATTCCCACTGCAGTTCCCGCCACAGCCAGGCCCATGCCTCCCACCACTGATGATGTGGCAACTCCGGCCGCCGTACCAGCGGCGATCGATGCGGCTCCCATGGCAGTGTCAGTCAAATCACTCAATTCATCTTTTTTAGACTGACAATTATGAGCGTTTTGTTTTTTTAATTTCTCTATTTCAAGCTCCAGTATTCTTCTTTCTAAAATAAGACGTTCTCTTTCCCTATGCCTATTACTACCCATGACATTGCTCCGGTTAAATTTATAAACATTATAATCACCTAAAGGTCTTTAGTATGCTAAGTAAAAAAGATGTTTTTGGGGCCTGGCTTCGATGGCCCCATATCTGCCGAAGATTTTGCTACCGTTAAAAGTGGACTGGAGCAACTATTGACAAAAAAGGCGATCGCCAAAGCCCATGTTAGAAAGCAAACTTGAAAATCTGCGGCAATTCTTTGGGGAATTAGACCGGGCTTTAATCGCCTATTCCGGCGGAGTTGACAGTGCCCTAGTAGCCAAAGTTGCCTACGATGTGTTGGGCGAGAATGCTGTGGCCATCACCGCCGTTTCCCCTTCTTTGTTGCCGGAGGAACTAGAAGACGCCCAGACCCAGGCAGAGTGGATCGGCATTGCCCACGAATTGGTGCAGACCCATGAAATGGATAATCCTAATTACACCGCCAACCCAGAAAACCGTTGTTACTTTTGCAAAAGTGAACTCCACGACACCCTCAAACCCTTAGCTTTGGCCCGAGGTTACAGCTACGTTATTGATGGGGTCAACGGAGATGATCTGCGGGATTATCGTCCCGGCATCCAAGCCGCTAAGGAACGGGGAGGGCGATCGCCATTGGCGGAATTGCAGATTAGCAAATTGGAAGTGCGGCAAATTTCTCAACTCCTAGGACTTCCCTGGTGGGATAAGCCAGCCCAACCCTGTTTAAGTTCCCGTTTTCCCTACGGCGAAGAAATCACAGCGGAAAAGCTACAGCGGGTCGGCCGGGCGGAAATATACCTCCGTCGTCTCGGCTATAACCAAGTCCGGGTGCGATCGGAACAAAATTCGGCCCGCATCGAATTGCCCCCGGAACAGATCCAACGGTTTGTGCAAGATGTGTCCCTGGGGGAATTAGTGCAAACTTTTCAAAACTTTGGTTTCCTGTATGTCACCCTAGACCTAGAAGGTTACCAAAGCGGCAAACTAAATCGAGTCCTAACGGCTAAACCCAACCCTGCAATCCGTAAATAAGTAACCCCAAATATTCTTTGAGGGCCATGGTGGTCATTTGCAGACTTTTGGCATCGGGCATAAGACCAAGGACGACGTTGGCAAGGTTGAAATTACTTTTGCCTAACGGTTGACTCAAAAAATCTGTGGCGGCGGGAATGACGGTGATGCCCAGCTTTTCAAATACTCTTTTGGCCCTGGGCATATGGTAACTAGAAGTTACCAAGATAATAGTATTTACACCCCGTTGCTGGAGAATTTTCTGGGTGAAAATAGCATTTTGCCTAGTATTAAGGGATTTCTCCTCTTTGATAATGGCTTCCCTGGGTACTCCTAGCCGTTGTAGCAGTAAAGCCATATCTTCCGCTTCCGAACCCACCACTGTGCCTAACCAGGGAATTCTTCCCCCCGTGGCAATAATGTAGGGAGCTTTGCCCTCTTGGTAAATTTGCGCGCCATAGATAACCCGATCGCCGGCTTCGGCCACTTCGGGAAATTGTCGGGGATAGGTTGCTTGGTACAGACCGCCCCCCAACACAACAATGATTGGAGCTTCCGGTAAATCTTCCGTGGGTAGATACCGATATTCCAAAGTCCTTAACAGAGCATCACTAACCCAGGTATTGGCACTGATAAGCAAAATAGCCAACGCTATCAAGGCCGGCCATTGTAAACCCAACTGTTGTCGCCAACTCCAAACAACAATTCCCAACAGTAGCAATGAAATTAGCCCTAGGGGATAGAGGAATAGAGGTAAAAGTTTGGACAGGAAAACGAACATAACCGGGCAAAATGCCAACTAAATGCCAATTTTTATTGGTTTCGCTTAATCAATCAGGGAAAAGAGCATTTCGCCACCACAGACTAATTGCCCATCGACCCTAGCTTCCCCCTGCATTTTGGCAATGCGTTGCAGTTTAAACGATTGCAACTCCACTGTCATAATCAACTGATCCCCCGGCACCACCGGCCGCCGGAACCGCACTCCGTCAATGCCAGCAAAGGCAAAGAATTTACCCCGCATCCCCGGCAGTTGGGTCAAAATCACTCCCCCCACCTGGGCCATGGATTCCACAATTAACACCCCCGGCATAATCGGGCGATCGGGAATATGGCCGGGAAAAAACGGTTCGTTGATGGTGACATTTTTCAAACCAACGGCGCATTTACCTGGCTGAAAATCAATGATGCGGTCCACTAAGGCGAAGGGGTAACGGTGGGGCAGTAGATTACGAATTTCCTGGATGGTGAATTGGGTTTGGGGACTGGCTTCATTGCCATTGCTGTTGCTTAAAGTGGGAGTCACCTCCGGAGTTGACATTGCCATGGGAAAACTTTGCTAAAAATCTAGGACAAACGAAAATTATTGGAAAACTTTGGGAAACCAGGTTATGCCCAGCAACGCTTGGTTAATGTCCAGCATTTTGGCCAGGTTCTAACCCCGATCGCCACCGAAGACCAGTTTAAAGCCCATTGGACTCTCCCCTTGACGGTGACCCCAGAAAAATCCCTCAATTCTTCTGCCGGGTTGGCCCACTACCGATAAGATGGGAGGGTTGTTCATTCCCCAAACAATCCGCCAAATCCTGTGGAAATCTTTGTTTATCACACGCCGGAATTAACACCAGATCAATCCTTGCCTGACTGTGCCGTGGTTATTGATGTCCTGCGGGCTACGACCACCATCGCCACTGCCTTAAAAGTCGGCGCAGAGGCGGTACAGGTTTTTAGCTCCCTTGATGATTTGATGGCCACCAGTGAATCCTGGCCAGGGGAAAAACGTCTCCGGGCGGGGGAAAGGGGGGGAGCCGCCGTGGCAGGCTACGATTTAGGTAATTCTCCTTTGGATTGTACGCCGGAGTTGATGGCGGGGAAAAGATTATTTCTGTCCACCACCAACGGCACTAGGGCTT containing:
- a CDS encoding DUF3155 domain-containing protein — its product is MARKRKRKSRRRQEGRKILELVPQFNIESGEDKPVTAARRYIQANEIQPPALLIVKRNEHTTDRYFWAEKGLFGAQYVEENHFLFPSLRDYQLPTPSTKTPVGAASR
- the gltS gene encoding sodium/glutamate symporter, with the translated sequence METIQFDVRQTIIVAILVLYIGKYLTKKVKFLQSFNIPDAVSGGVLASLFFGLIYGTFRTEVTFNFPIRDAFLIIFFTCIGLSSKLKTLLQGGKPLLILLATAVSFLVIQNFVGVGMASLLGQALPVGLLSGSISLSGGHGTAIAWSPVFYDNHGISNASEIAIACATFGLVFGGIVGGPIAKFLIIRNKLEPDCNTKDLTIGIRRDQDNVQIDYNTMLHAILVIGLTIGLGFELNQAIASLGLMLPAFVSCLLAGIMLTNTIPLVFKKFPWPAETPSLALISDVSLGLFLAISLMSLQLWTLADIGGIIAVILLAQFIASVIYTVIIVFPIMGKNYNAAVISAGYSGLTLGATPTAIANMTAVTEKFGAAPQAFIIVPLVGAFFIDIANAFVIQQFLNLLS
- the fabZ gene encoding 3-hydroxyacyl-ACP dehydratase FabZ is translated as MAMSTPEVTPTLSNSNGNEASPQTQFTIQEIRNLLPHRYPFALVDRIIDFQPGKCAVGLKNVTINEPFFPGHIPDRPIMPGVLIVESMAQVGGVILTQLPGMRGKFFAFAGIDGVRFRRPVVPGDQLIMTVELQSFKLQRIAKMQGEARVDGQLVCGGEMLFSLID
- a CDS encoding YdcF family protein, whose amino-acid sequence is MFVFLSKLLPLFLYPLGLISLLLLGIVVWSWRQQLGLQWPALIALAILLISANTWVSDALLRTLEYRYLPTEDLPEAPIIVVLGGGLYQATYPRQFPEVAEAGDRVIYGAQIYQEGKAPYIIATGGRIPWLGTVVGSEAEDMALLLQRLGVPREAIIKEEKSLNTRQNAIFTQKILQQRGVNTIILVTSSYHMPRAKRVFEKLGITVIPAATDFLSQPLGKSNFNLANVVLGLMPDAKSLQMTTMALKEYLGLLIYGLQGWV
- a CDS encoding GAF domain-containing sensor histidine kinase; the protein is MVGSISSMYSPSAGLIALCQSQVRLLQQGLRVDWCGVYLTEGETEQGLVPLVVSQKTATTQPESYGFISLPQGETYSSTDKVSLPVVPVGEGQLSRRTSLEPPPFDADKRLVLPLVYGEEMVGLLVIHRSQGQWHGEEMIQLEAIAKSLAVACLLDQQRDWYRQAWEEQNQQYQWERQNWADLLHQLRNPLTALKTFSKLLLKRWQGDEKSQQVVEGIVRQGEHLQELLQGFEASQNQSPDYLPLLSSSPSATVQALPPAGNVEPLPLHNFSLIEVLPPILLAHEAIAAEKELEFRTFLPETLPSVLAHPGALREVVNNLLENAIKYTPSGGFITVSLTTEINKNHHLSCQHWLKLAIADTGYGIPPEDQDKIFERNYRGAQAQGPIDGTGLGLAIVADLVAQMGGKITVTSPNGSSLDPDRPGSTFTLWLKSVEESD
- the larE gene encoding ATP-dependent sacrificial sulfur transferase LarE translates to MLESKLENLRQFFGELDRALIAYSGGVDSALVAKVAYDVLGENAVAITAVSPSLLPEELEDAQTQAEWIGIAHELVQTHEMDNPNYTANPENRCYFCKSELHDTLKPLALARGYSYVIDGVNGDDLRDYRPGIQAAKERGGRSPLAELQISKLEVRQISQLLGLPWWDKPAQPCLSSRFPYGEEITAEKLQRVGRAEIYLRRLGYNQVRVRSEQNSARIELPPEQIQRFVQDVSLGELVQTFQNFGFLYVTLDLEGYQSGKLNRVLTAKPNPAIRK